The genomic DNA GCGTTGCTTGGAATCAACTCAGCCATACTTAGTAGAAGTGGCGGAAATAATGGAATTGGCTTTGCAATACCATCAAATATGGTAAAAACAATCGCTCAAAAGCTTATCGCCGATGGCAAAATAAGTCGTGGATATATCGGCGTTATGATTTCAAATCTCACAGACGACCAAAAAGAGATTTATAAAAGCAAAAAAGGCGCTCTTATTTCAAATGTAGAAAAAGATAAACCAGCCGATAAAGCAGGACTAAAAAGAGGCGACCTAATAATCAAAATCGATGATCAAAATGTAGAAAATGCAACCGACCTTAAAAATATCATAGGCTCACTTGCCCCAAATAAAGAGATAAAAGTCACTTACGAAAGAGCTGGTCAAAATAGCACAACTGAGCTAAAACTCATAGATATGGATAATACAAGCGCTGTTAAGAAAAACGACTATAGCTCAGACGGGCTGACATTAAAAAATTTAAGTGATGATGTAAGAGCTAAAAACCAAATTCCAAAAGATATAAAAGGTATCATCATCGCAGAAGTCGCACCCAACTCAAATGCCGCAAATGCAGGATTTGAAGTAGGAGATGTGATAATCCAAGTCAATGAAACAACAATAAATAGCATAGATGACTACGTCAAAGAGCTAAAAAATAGTAGAAAACAAGATAGAAAACTTATGATTTGGATTAACCGTTTAGGCGTTCTTATGGGACTTGTTTTAAAATAGATTAGTCCAAATTTGAAAAATTTCCAAATATTTATCCTAGTGAGTTATAATCGCTTTTTTAATAAAAGGCGATTATAATGATAAATATTTTAATGATAGAAGATGATTTAGAGCTTGCTGAGATACTCACTGAATACCTTGAGCAATTTGATATAAAAGTAACAACCTGCGATGACCCATATATCGGACTTTCTACGCTAAATACAAGCAAATTTGACCTAACCATACTTGATCTTACTTTACCAGGAATTGACGGGCTTGAAGTTTGCAAAGAGATCAGAAAAAGACACAGCATACCTATCATAATCTCAAGCGCAAGACACGATCTAAGCGACAAAGTAAATGCCTTTGAGTTTGGCGCTGATGATTATTTGCCAAAGCCATATAATCCCCAAGAGCTTCTAGCCCGCATAAAAAGCCACTTAAGAAGACGTAGCATAACCGAAGAAGAGACAAAATCAATCAAAAAAGATCTAGTTTGTGATGATTTTAAGCATATCATTACCCTAGAGGGCGTCCCATTAAATTTAACAGTCGCAGAGTATGACATACTAAGCTATCTAATCAAAAAAGAAGGCGGAGCCATAAGCAGAGAAGAGCTGATATACAACTGCGATTCTATCAATGAAGACAGCACAAACAAAAGCATCGACGTCATCATAGGACGCATTAGAGCCAAGCTTGGCGAAAATCCAAAAGATCCAAAATACATTCACGCTATAAGAGGCGTAGGATACAAGCTAGAGCAATGAAATTTTCATCTATATTTTACACTATAACCTTTATTTTTGTCATCGCAACGACTAGTATATTTCTAGCTTTTTTGTGGCTTATGGACTATGACAAACAAAACTATTCAAGAGAGCTAAACACAAAATACTCAGTCGTAGCAAGAGCGACCTTGCTTCACTTAAATGAGCTTATAAGCGATGAAGAGTACGAGAATCAGACAAAAGATCTTGATATGTCAAAGCTTAGCAATAAAGCAAAAATAGATGAAATCCTAAAAAACGCCCTTGTGCTAGAAGAGATTTCAGCAGAGATTGGATCTAGTGCGATTTTGCTCTACAAAAAGCAAAATTATCTAAAAATTTCGCACAATGACACGACTTTGCTCCTTAAAGACAATGACTATCAGCCATACAGATACGATATAATCAAAGTAATATTTGGGCTTGTATTTTTCATACTTCTTGTAACTTATGTCTTTATCATCAAAAAGATAAAACCACTAAGAAAGCTAAAAAGACAGATTGATAAATTCGCTACTGGCGATCTAAATATACAAAATATCTCCACTGGAAACGATGAGATTTCAGAGGTCGCAGACGCCTTTTACAACGCAGTGACGCAGATCAAAAACCTAAACCACTCACGCCAACTTTTCTTGCGAAATATCATGCACGAGCTAAAAACCCCAATCACAAAAGGTAGAATCACTGCCGAGATGATAGAAAAAAACAAAAATCAAGAGAGATTAATCGGTGTTTTTGAAAGACTTGAGAGCCTTATCAATGAATTTGCCGCAGTCGAAAGAGCGACTTCAGGCCTACTTATAGAAACAGCCAAACCATGCAACATAATAGACATAATTGATGAAGCAATAGATCTAGCAATGGTAGAAAAAGAGTACGTAAGCGTGCATATAATTAGCGATATTAGCATAAACGCAGACTTCAAGCTCATCTCAATCGCATTTAAAAATATGATAGATAATGGCTTAAAATATTCAAACGACAAGCATATCACAATCTCAGTAAATGAAAATAGTATCAAATTTATCACTCAAGGTCAAAAACTAGAAAACGACCTTGCATACTACATCGAGCCTTTCACCCAAGGCAGCAACGCCAAAAAAAGCTTTGGTCTTGGGCTATACATCGTCGATAATATTCTAAAAAGTCACGGTTTAAATTTGGAATACGAGTATAAAAACGGCTTAAATATATTTAAATTTTGTGGCTTAGGTGGCGAGTCCACCAAAAAACAAAATAGCTCCAGCTAGCCCAACCAAAACTGCCACTAGCTTGAATTTATAGGCTAATGGCAAGGCAAGATTGAAAGCCACAAATAGCCAAAATGGCGTTGAAATCTGAGTGCTTGTATCGGCGTATTGGATAAATTTAAGCATAAGCTCATCAAAAATCCCGCCGATTCCAAAAATATGCAAAAACACGCTCAAAGGATAAAACAACACAAAAACATAACCCAAAGGTATGACGCTAAGCTGAAACAAACCAGCTGGACTAAAGAAGTAAAATACTGGCAAATTCATCGCACTAAATACAAATATTTCAAGCATTAAGCCGTGCAAAATCATCATTTTAGGGCTTTTGAGATCCTTTTTATCCCCAAAATGATGAATGTATAAAAAGATAAAAAATACACCCAAACAAGAAAAATAAAATCCTATTGAAAACACTAAATTTGGCACAAAAATCATAGATAAAATGACGCACAAAAGTAGATTTTCTATCTTAAAAACCTTAAGCCCAAAGCTCACTAGCACAAACCCAACCACGCCCATCACATACGAGCGTAAAAAACTAGGCGTAAAATCCAAAATCCACAGATAAAATCCAAGACAAACAAATATAAAAAGCGAGATTTCAAAGTTGATATTTCTGTACGGAAAAAACCTATCGCTAAGCCTTGCGTAGGCAAATTTGATGATAAAAAACATCACCCCAAATATAATCCCAAGATGAAATCCGCTGATTGCGATGATGTGAGCTATGCCCCAGCTTGTCACGTCGCCCCTCAAATCCTTGCTAATAGGCGTGGCGAGATAAAGCGCTGAGTAAAGCTCCTTTAGCTTTGGGCTTTGGTGCTGAGAGGTGATGAAATTTTGGAGTTTGTCTTTTAGATTTGGCTCTTTTTGCAAGTTCTCTATTTTGAAATTTGGCATATAAAATACGCCTTTTATATAATCTTTAAATTTAACCTGTTTGGTTATAACGCCGATTTTTAGGTAGTTTGCTTGGATCTCTTTTTTGCTTGTTGTATAAAACTCAAAATCATCTGCACGAAGCTTTAATACAAAATAACTTTTATCGTTTTTAGTTTTTTGATAGTTTTGCAAGACTTTTGCGTCCAAAAACGCATAATCCTTGCTAGTAAATTTACTAAATTTATAATACTCAAAAGCCAAATTTAGGCTAAAAATACAAAGACAAACCGCCACAAAAATCGCAATTTGCCTTGTATTTTCAAATATTTTCATCTATTTAGCTATTGATTTATAATAGTTTAGCTCATCGTTTAAAAGTAGATATTTTTGATTTAAAAGTGAGTTTTGAGCTGAGATTAAAGCGTTTTTAGCTTCAAGCAAATCCTTTAACTCCACCCTACCAAAATCATATTTATTCTCATAAATCTCCACGATTTTTTGATTATGCTCTTTTATTTGCTCAAAATTTAGATATCTTTTTTTGTCAATATCATAAAAACCAACGTATTTTATGACTTCATTTGCTGCATTGCTTAGTGTTTTTTCATAGCCTAAAACATTTTTTCTAAACTCAAGTTCTGAGATATTTATCTGTTTTTTTAGCCTTGAATAATCCAAAAATGGCAAGTTTATATTTAAGTTTCCACCAAGTATATTAAATCCAAAACTATCACTAAATTTGCTCGCCGAATCGCTCAAACTAGCCCCTAAACTCACGCTTGGATAGAGATTTTTTTCGCTTATTTTATAATCATAAAAACTAGAATTAAGCTTAGAAATCGCAGCGTTTATATCTGGTCTTTTGCCAAGCTCTTCAAATTTAATCTCAAGCCCGATATCTGTAGTTTGCACCGCCTCAAGACTAAATTTATCAAGCAAAATCTCGCTTCTTGTTAGATTTTTTAAAATCTCATAGTTGCTCTCTTGGGCTCTTTTTTGGCTTAAAAGCTGGTTTTGCACGTTTAAGATATTTTGCTTGCTTTGTCGCACACTCAAAATCTCCTCCTTGCCAAGCTCATATTTTAATCTCACGAGTTCATCAAGGGATTTTAGATTTTCTAAATTCAGCTCCAAATTTCGCACCACGTCATTTACATAAAGTATATTAAAATACGTATCAACGACTGAATTTACGATAGTTAGCTTTAGATTTTGCAAGTCTAGCTCACTTGTTTTTGCGTCCCAAAGCCTTGCATCATAATTGTCTAAAATTTTACCAAAAATATCAAGCTCATAACTCAAAGAAAAGTTACTAGAAAAGCCATTTTTCCAATCATTTGATGTAGAAATATCTCTTTGGGTTGTCGCCTTTGCTCCAGCTTGGGCAGTCGGGAAAAGATCATCTTTTGCTACTCCAGCTTTTAAAAGAGCTTGCCTTAGGTTAAGAGCTGCTACATTTACATCTTCATTATTTTTTAGAGCCGTTTTGACAAGCGAATTTAGAGTGCTTTGGTTAAAATCTATATACCAAACTGGCTCATAAAAGCTAACTTCTTTTACTTCATAATTCAAACTCTTTGCAGCGCACCCGGCAAATAAAAATCCAAGTAAAATAACCAATATATTTTTCAAATTTACTCCCTTAAAAGTGCATCTATAGGATTTAGTCTTGATGCGTTTCTTGCTGGTATATAACCAAAAATAATTCCTATCAAACTAGAAACTCCAATAGCAATCACGATTGAAGCCGTGCTAAATATCATAGTAAATCCAGCCCCAGCTAAATTCACCAAATATCCTATCGCATACGCCAGCCCTACTCCCACAACGCCGCCAATAGCACAAAGTAAAATCGCCTCTATCAAAAACTGAAGCATTATGTCGTTTGATTTAGCGCCGATTGCCATTCTGATGCCTATCTCTTTTGTCCGCTCAAATACGCTTACAAGCATGATATTCATTACACCAATTCCACCTACCATAAGCGATATAAGTGCGATTCCAGATATCAAAAGACTCATTGTATTCATAGTGCTTTGGACTGTTTGCATTATCGTATCAGTGTTTCTAGTGAAAAAATCCTTTGCTCCACGCCTTACTTGCATGACTTCGATTATGCTTTGCTCGGCCACTTGAGCGTTTACGCCATCTTTTAATTTGACTGCTATGGATCTTATATTTCTATCGCCAGTTAGCTTATTCATCGTTGTCGTATATGGTGCAAACACAGTCAAACTATCACCGCTAAATGATGTATCTTCTCTATTTGCTACGCCTATTATAGTAAAAGGCTGACGGTTAAAAAGTATAACCTTGCCAATTGGATCAACGTCCTTGAAAAACTCTTTTTTGACAAATTGATCTATGATAATGTTTGATTTTGAGAGATAAATATCTTCAGCTACAAAATCTCTACCGCTGCTTATCTTTACATTTGAGATAGAAAGCGAGTTTTGACTACCACCTCTAAGGCTTGCATCTAGGCTTTTATTAGCATACGTTAGAAGTCCGCTTGTGTTCATTCTAGGAGTAGAATAATCCACAAAATCAAGCTGCTCTAAGAAATTTGAATCATCTATGGTTAGGCTTTTGACCTTGTTTGAGTTCCTATCGCCAAAGCCCTTTCCAGGATACAAGCTTATGGTGTTTGTGCCCATATTATTTATATCTGCTAGGATTTTTTCTTGACTACCTTTTGCAAGAGCTACCACGCATATCACTGAAGCTATGCCGATGATAATACCAAGCATAGTAAGAAATGAGCGTAACTTATGAGCTTTTATAGCACCAACTGACATTGCAAAACTCTCAAAAAACCGATCTTTTATGCTGTTAAATTTACTCTTTTTAGTATTTTTTGGCTCTTTGTACTCATAAATTTGAGCTGATTTTTTGGTATCGTTTATGATATTTCCGTCTTTTATCTCAATAACTCTATTTGCCCAAGCCGCTATTTCTTTATCATGAGTGACTACTATGATAGTATGGCCGTCTTTATGTAAATCACGCAAAATCTCCATAACCATAACGCCACTAGCACTATCCAAAGCTCCAGTTGGCTCATCGCAAAGCAAAATCTCGCCACCATTCATAAGTGCTCTTGCGATGCTAACTCGCTGCTGCTGACCGCCACTTAGATGATTTGGGTAAGCGTCGCATTTTTCTTTTAACCCAAGCTTATCGAGTAGCTCTTTTGCTATTTCAAGCCTTTTTGCTTTGCTTACGCCAGCATAAACTCCAGGCAAAGCCACGTTGCTTTTGCTATCGTTTGAGCTAAGTAGATTGTATCTTTGGAAGATAAATCCAAATTTTTTAAGCCGCAAAGCAGACAATCCGTCTCTATCAAATTTACTTATATCTTGATTTTCTAGCAAATACGTTCCAGATGTCGGGGTATCAAGACAGCCAAGAATATTCATAAGCGTGGATTTTCCACTACCTGATTGTCCTATGATAGCTACAAACTCGCCTTTATCAATGGTTAAATTTATACCCTTTAAAACCTCACTTTGCACCCCACCGATTGCAAAGCTTTTTTTGATATTTTTAAGCTCTATCATCTCATTCTCATATTTGGTTTTTTATTTAGTATCGCTTCAAGCTCTTTAGCGTCTAGTTGAGATGTGATGATAGTATCACCCTCTTTAAGCCCTGAGATTATCTGCGTATTTACGCTGTTGCTGATACCTGCTTCGACTCTTACTTTTTGGACAGCGTCACCATTTTTGACTAATACATAGCTTCCTTTTTCATCATTTTTTATAGCAAGAGTTGGAAGTATGAGCGCGTCTTTTATCTCTTTTATGATGATTTTGTTTTGTGTTGTCATACCGATTCTTAGCATATTTTCAGGGTTGTCTACTTGAAATTTAGCGTAATAATAAACCGCCGAACTGCTTGAGCTTGAGCTGCTTGATGAGCTACTTGAAGTTGTTTTGTATTTGCCATCACTTAGCGTTGTAAGGCCTGGATCAATTGAGCTTAGAGTTCCTGTGAATTTTTTATTTATATTTGATAAAATGCTATATTCGACCCTGTCGCCTACTTTTATATTTGGCACGTCGCCTTCGCTGACTTGCATTTTTATCTCCATTTTACTAAGGTCGGCTATATTTACGATTGTTGGAGTTGTTTGATTGACATTTATCGTCTGACCGACCTCGACAGGCACGGAGACTACGACACCATCAAGTGGAGATCTGATGTCTGTGTAGCCTAAATTTGTCCTAGCTGTGTTTATCTCTATTTTGGTTTGTTTGATTTGAGCTTCTATCTCTTTTAGGCTTGCATTTTTAGCGCTCAATGTATTTTTGAAATTTTCTATATTTTCTTTTGAAGTTGCGTTTTTAGCGCCCAGTTCAAGCTCTCTTTCATACTGAGTTTTAGCTATATTTGAAGCGATTTTCGCTGAGTTTAGCTTAGCATTTAGTATTTCAAGTGCTGCCATTTGCTGATCTAGAGTATTTTTTTGTTTTACTGAGTCGATTTGGGCTATTCTATCGCCTTTTTTGACCCCATCTCCGACCTTGACAAAAAGTTCTTGTATCTGTCCGCCTACTTGCGCACCGACATCTACTAAATTTAGAGCAAAAACCTCGCCCACAGCTTCCACGCTTTGAGTCAGATTGCCTTTTTTAACCTGAGTTGTTATGTACTCATTTTTAGGCTTTTGTGACTGATTATAGTACCAAAAACCACCGATCAATGCCAAAACTACGACTAAAATTCCTATTTTTTTCATTCAAACTCTTTCTGAAATTACTATATTTTGGTTATTATATAAATTTTTTGTGAATGTGATGTTAAGAATGGATTGATTTTTGCTTTATATAATGAAATATTTTACTTAATCAATCAAATTTGTTTAATAAAATTAAATATTTTTTAAAATAATATTAAATAGATTAAAAAAATATGGTAAAATATGAAAAATTCGAAAAAGGAGTTCAGATATGACACTAACAGTTAAAAGCCCAATACTTGGTTTTGAAAACATTAAAAGCGTAGAGCTTACTAGCATAGATGATTTTTTTGTTAAATTAGAAGACAAAGACGGAAACACATCTTTCCCTATGGTAAATCCATACGCTTTAAGAAATTATGAATTCGAAATACCTACATATTACCAAAGCCTAATGGATATCAATGAAAACAGCGAGCTAAAAGTCTATACAATGCTAGTAATAAGCAGCCCAGTAGAAGAATCAAGCGTAAATTTCATGGCTCCAATCGTATGCAATATGAGTAATATGACACTTTCTCAAGTCGTATTAGATCCTATTCAATACCCAAATTACGGTCAAGCCGAAAAAATCGGTAGCTTTACCAAAAAATAATCAAGTGGTCCTTTGACCACTTACTTTAACTATGAAAAAAGCATTTTCTATACTTGAGCTAGTTCTAGCCATAATCATCATAGCCATAGCAGTAGCCAGCGTCCCAGCACTCATCAGCTCTAGCCTAAAGACAAACTCGCAATCCCTACTCCAAGAAGCAGTCGTCTCATCTAGCGCGAAGCTATCAGAAGTCACAGCTAGCTATTCATGGGCGAACTCTGCTGAAACAACACCGATTGTAGATATAACCAATAATTATAAAGGGCTTGGTTATATGTATAATCCAAGAGAGTTAAAAGTAGTTACTCCACTAGACCCTGTGGGTACAAGCGGAACATTATCTGTAAATGGCGATAGCTCAAGCCACAATATACTAAATTTAAACTACGCAATATCAGCTAGCAGAACAGATAATGAAGCTATGTTTGAGATAACAACCACAGCCAACAACGGCGAAGCACAAACCATAAAGCTAACAAACTATAGCTACAACATCGGCGAACCAGTCTATGGATACAAAGAGATAAGATGAAAAAAGCATTTACACTCATCGAGCTAGTCATCGTCATAACCATACTTGCTATTTTATCATCTATCGGCACTGATATTTTCGATAGAGTTTATATGAACTACGTCCAAACAAGAAGCCTACAAAAACTAGAGCTAGAAACTGGAATTTTAATAGAACAAATCGCAAAAAGACTAGAAAACCGTATCAAACCTACGCTTGCAGTATCTACTTATAATGGGTCAAACAAAAATACAGGTCATAAAACGCTTGCAGATGCTGGAAATATAGACTGGAAAGACAATAAAACCGAAATAACGTGGTTTAACCAAATGTATGAAACACAAAGATATAACGAGACCAATAATAGAAATATAGGCTGGAGTGGGTTTATAAATTTAGAAAGCATAAAAGCCAATGGAGATACTTTAACCATAACAACGCCAGGAAGTCATCTTCAAACAGTTCTCAAAGAAAAATATGGTAAAAACAATACTCCAGTATTGATATTTAAAGGCAATGATACAGATATCGCAGATTATTACAAAGTATATGATAATTATAGTAGTAAATACGCTCATAAAATAAACATAATCTCAGATGAGACATTTACAATAGATGTGAGAGGAAAAAAGCCAGTAAAAATTTACGAACAATACTGGCTCGCAGCTTATATTATTGGATTTAGGTTTGTAGCAACAGATCCAACAACAAAATTAAAAACGCTTAATTATATAGAATTTCCTTTTAGCAGCGAAGGCGGCGGAACGCTAATGAGTAAAAACGTAAGCTCACTAAATTTCAAAAGCACAGCAGATAATGGAGTGATAGTAAAGCTCTGTTTAGCCGATCCAAATTTTAATCTAACGCCAGATGAAAAAGACACAAATAAAAAACGTTATCTTGAAGTATGCAAAACAAAGGTTGTTTTATGAAAAAAGCTTTTAGTTTGATACTTGCTATCATATTTATAGTTCTTTTAGCCACTATTGGAATGCTATCTTTTGGAGTTTCGGCTACTGGAGTCAAACAAACAGACAACCTATATCTAAGCGAACAAGCAAAACTCATAGCAAAATCCGCCACCGAACACGCAATAATACAAATCCAACAATATGATTTTGCCACAAATTGCTTATATGAAATCCCAAAAAAATATCCAAATGATAGTGATTGGCTTCTACAATCCACAGTTTATGTGACATATATAGGTAAAAATAAACCAAATGGTTGCCCCGACAAAAACTGGATAGACTCTGGAGCCACAAAAGATCGCAATGGACTGGATATAAATGGCAAAACTCTTATCCAAGCAGTTGTCCTAGACACAGTTGTCGAGTCAAACCCAGCCGCAAACACTGAAGTCATCAGATACAGCAGAACAACCACGCAAAAACCTTGATTTTATGGTATAATTACTATACTTTTAATCAAAGGAGAAAAGATGAATACAAGTATTGTAGGAAAACAATTTGAGCTAACAGAATCTATCAAAAATTACGTTGATAGTGCGTTTGAAACTCTATCAAAATACAATCTTGACATTATCTCAGGAAGAGCTATCATATCAGCAGATGAAAAACAAGGCAAAAAAGGCTTTGATGTGGATTTTGCTATAAATTTAGCACACAAAGATACTATCGTAATCAGACAAAAAGACAAAGATCTCTACGCTGCAATTGACCTTGCAGTTGAGCGTGCGAGCAAAGTTTTACGCCGTCACCATGACAAACTCACAACTCACAAAAACAAAGATGATGAAAAAGCAAGTCTAAATCAAGTCAGTGAAGAGCTAGTCGAGGGCGTCGATGAAGTCATTCCAACCGAGCTTGAACTATACAAACCATTAGAAATTGAAGAGGCTATAGAAAAACTAAAAGCTTCAGGGGCGCAATTTTACGTATTTAACGATATAGATGCAAAAATGCGTGTAATCTATAAAAGAAACGACGGCAAATTCGGACTTTATTAAGATTTGAATTTTATTAAGATTTTGGAGCGAGCTTTCGCTCCAAGCTTAACTATACTTTTTTAAGATATTTTCTACTACTTTTGATATTTTTTCTACAGATTTTATTTCGCATTTTTCATTTATGCTATGAGGTGAGTAGATATTTGGCCCGATAGAACAAGCTTGCAAGCTGTTTTTAGCCCTATTTATCAGCACTCCACACTCCAGCCCAGCATGGACTGCGACCATTTTTGCATCTTTATTTATCTTTTTCATTTCGCCTAAAATATCTTTTGCAAACTCGCTAACAACTGGCTTCCAAGCCTGTGTTTCTTCCTCAAATCTCACCCCGAATCCAGCCAAACTAGCCAAATTCAAGGTCTGAAATTTCAGCTCTTCCCTGCCCTCATCACTCATCGATCTAGCAAAAAACTCAATTTCTAGCGCGTCATTATCTTGCTTAATGATAGATAAATTTATGCTATCAAGCACCACGCCCACGCTCTCATCATAACTTCTCACGCCTTGAGAAAAAGCGTTGATAAAGGCTAAAATTTGCTTAGAATTTGCCAGAGTTTTAACTTTTTGCTCTCCAAGAGATTTGACTTTTACCATTTCATTTGAGCTTAAATTTACTCCAGCGACCACAGCTTTTGCATTTACTGGTATTGAGTTGTTTCTCTCACCACCGCTCAAACTCACAAGCTCACAGCTATTTTGAGCTAGGAATTTAGCCAAAATCTTAATCGCATTTGGTATGTTTTTTATGATTTCAATGCCACTATGTCCGCCTTGCAGACCGCTAACTTCTACTTCATAAACTTGGCAAATTTGCTCATTTTTACTCAAATTTATACTCGCAAAAATGCTAACCCCACTCGCACATCCGATAAAAACACCATTCTCATCTTCGCTATCTAAATTCAAAATATTTTTGCTTTTTAGCGTTCCATTAAAGCCATTAGCTCCTAGCAAACCAACCTCTTCATTGTTTGTTATCAGCACTTCAAGATTATCAAATTTACTCATCATCTCCATTATGATAGCCACGCCTATACCATTATCTGAGCCAAGACTTGAGCCTTTAGCACTCAAAAACTCGCCATCATTTACAAGCTCTAAATTTGGAGCAAGCCCCACGCAAACCATGTCATAATGAGCTTGCAAGCAGATTTTTGGCTCACCTTTTATGGCGTGAATATTGCCAAACTCATCGGTGGCTACCTCAAATTTATGTTCTTTAGCAAACCACACCAAATACTCTCTAAGCTCATCAGTTTCAAAACTACAATGCGGTATTTTGCAAATTTGCTCAAAATATTCAAAAACTTTCATATATGCTTTTCCTTGTTTTTTAGCCAAAATTATAGCATTTTATGATAATATTACTGCCATGAAATATCTTATAAATTTTATATTATTAGCTTTTTTGTTGCAAGGTTGCCTTTGGGTAAATGAAAGAGGCATCTCAAACCGCTACTACAACGACTGCAAAGAGTATTATGACGCGGCTGGGATCTACCACAAAACCTGCGATGAAAATCTTGTAGATTGGTAATCATGAACCTTATAAATGACTTAAATAGAGGGTTATTTGAAAAGATAAACGCCCTAAAAAATTATAAATCCAAGACTATTTTTAACGACGCTTTAGAGCTTGAAATTGAGGATTTTGATGAGAGCATAACCAATTTAGCCAAAGAGTTAAAACCATGGAGAAAAGGGCCTTTTAAGCTGGGTGAGCTTTTTATAGATAGCGAGTGGAGAAGCTTTATCAAATTTAATCTTCTAAAACCGCATTTAAATTTAGATGGCAAAAACGTCGCTGATATCGGCTGTAATAACGGATATTATATGTTTAAAATGCTTGAGTTTAAGCCAAAAAGCATAACTGGATTTGACCCAAGCGTTCTTAGTTTTTTGCAATTTAGCTTTATA from Campylobacter iguaniorum includes the following:
- a CDS encoding MacB family efflux pump subunit — protein: MIELKNIKKSFAIGGVQSEVLKGINLTIDKGEFVAIIGQSGSGKSTLMNILGCLDTPTSGTYLLENQDISKFDRDGLSALRLKKFGFIFQRYNLLSSNDSKSNVALPGVYAGVSKAKRLEIAKELLDKLGLKEKCDAYPNHLSGGQQQRVSIARALMNGGEILLCDEPTGALDSASGVMVMEILRDLHKDGHTIIVVTHDKEIAAWANRVIEIKDGNIINDTKKSAQIYEYKEPKNTKKSKFNSIKDRFFESFAMSVGAIKAHKLRSFLTMLGIIIGIASVICVVALAKGSQEKILADINNMGTNTISLYPGKGFGDRNSNKVKSLTIDDSNFLEQLDFVDYSTPRMNTSGLLTYANKSLDASLRGGSQNSLSISNVKISSGRDFVAEDIYLSKSNIIIDQFVKKEFFKDVDPIGKVILFNRQPFTIIGVANREDTSFSGDSLTVFAPYTTTMNKLTGDRNIRSIAVKLKDGVNAQVAEQSIIEVMQVRRGAKDFFTRNTDTIMQTVQSTMNTMSLLISGIALISLMVGGIGVMNIMLVSVFERTKEIGIRMAIGAKSNDIMLQFLIEAILLCAIGGVVGVGLAYAIGYLVNLAGAGFTMIFSTASIVIAIGVSSLIGIIFGYIPARNASRLNPIDALLRE
- a CDS encoding efflux RND transporter periplasmic adaptor subunit: MKKIGILVVVLALIGGFWYYNQSQKPKNEYITTQVKKGNLTQSVEAVGEVFALNLVDVGAQVGGQIQELFVKVGDGVKKGDRIAQIDSVKQKNTLDQQMAALEILNAKLNSAKIASNIAKTQYERELELGAKNATSKENIENFKNTLSAKNASLKEIEAQIKQTKIEINTARTNLGYTDIRSPLDGVVVSVPVEVGQTINVNQTTPTIVNIADLSKMEIKMQVSEGDVPNIKVGDRVEYSILSNINKKFTGTLSSIDPGLTTLSDGKYKTTSSSSSSSSSSSSSAVYYYAKFQVDNPENMLRIGMTTQNKIIIKEIKDALILPTLAIKNDEKGSYVLVKNGDAVQKVRVEAGISNSVNTQIISGLKEGDTIITSQLDAKELEAILNKKPNMRMR
- the fliW gene encoding flagellar assembly protein FliW: MTLTVKSPILGFENIKSVELTSIDDFFVKLEDKDGNTSFPMVNPYALRNYEFEIPTYYQSLMDINENSELKVYTMLVISSPVEESSVNFMAPIVCNMSNMTLSQVVLDPIQYPNYGQAEKIGSFTKK
- a CDS encoding type II secretion system protein yields the protein MKKAFTLIELVIVITILAILSSIGTDIFDRVYMNYVQTRSLQKLELETGILIEQIAKRLENRIKPTLAVSTYNGSNKNTGHKTLADAGNIDWKDNKTEITWFNQMYETQRYNETNNRNIGWSGFINLESIKANGDTLTITTPGSHLQTVLKEKYGKNNTPVLIFKGNDTDIADYYKVYDNYSSKYAHKINIISDETFTIDVRGKKPVKIYEQYWLAAYIIGFRFVATDPTTKLKTLNYIEFPFSSEGGGTLMSKNVSSLNFKSTADNGVIVKLCLADPNFNLTPDEKDTNKKRYLEVCKTKVVL
- the hpf gene encoding ribosome hibernation-promoting factor, HPF/YfiA family yields the protein MNTSIVGKQFELTESIKNYVDSAFETLSKYNLDIISGRAIISADEKQGKKGFDVDFAINLAHKDTIVIRQKDKDLYAAIDLAVERASKVLRRHHDKLTTHKNKDDEKASLNQVSEELVEGVDEVIPTELELYKPLEIEEAIEKLKASGAQFYVFNDIDAKMRVIYKRNDGKFGLY
- a CDS encoding M20/M25/M40 family metallo-hydrolase, whose amino-acid sequence is MKVFEYFEQICKIPHCSFETDELREYLVWFAKEHKFEVATDEFGNIHAIKGEPKICLQAHYDMVCVGLAPNLELVNDGEFLSAKGSSLGSDNGIGVAIIMEMMSKFDNLEVLITNNEEVGLLGANGFNGTLKSKNILNLDSEDENGVFIGCASGVSIFASINLSKNEQICQVYEVEVSGLQGGHSGIEIIKNIPNAIKILAKFLAQNSCELVSLSGGERNNSIPVNAKAVVAGVNLSSNEMVKVKSLGEQKVKTLANSKQILAFINAFSQGVRSYDESVGVVLDSINLSIIKQDNDALEIEFFARSMSDEGREELKFQTLNLASLAGFGVRFEEETQAWKPVVSEFAKDILGEMKKINKDAKMVAVHAGLECGVLINRAKNSLQACSIGPNIYSPHSINEKCEIKSVEKISKVVENILKKYS